AACGTGATGCTCTGCCTTTTTCAATATCGGGTCCGCCCTGGTGAGCAATGCTGTCTAACCACAAAAGGCACAAAACGAATTTCTTGATTTCGTTCTGCTCTTTTTGTGTTTTTGTGCCTTTTGTGGTCATTCCCGAAAAGGGTCCCCCTGCCGGATTTTGTAAACGCCACACCACTCAATTTTTTTCTGAAACCGGACGATGTCGAGCGGTCGTTTAGTGATTCGAGCCTCGGAGTGACGAATCCATTCAGCGGTGTTTTCTGATTCGCGGAGGGATGCCCATGCAAGATTCGGTGTTGCGTGACCAACTGGTCCAACTCCTGGAGGGAGGGCAGGCTCACGTAACCGTCGAAAAAACGCTGTCGGGTATCGAGGGCCGGCTGCGAAACGTGAGACCTCACCCGAGCCTGCACTCGGTTTGGGAAGAACTGGTGCACATGAAAATCGCCCAGGAGGACATTCTTCGCTACACCCTGGATGGATCCTGGCAGTCTCCGGAATGGCCCTCCGGATATTGGCCGAATCCCGGGAGCAATCCGACCGAAGCCCTGTGGGCCCAAACGATTTCCGCTTTCAATGCGGATTTGAAGGAGTCGACGGCCCTGGTAAGAGACACGACTCTGGACCTGACCGCCAGGATCCCTCACGGCCAGGGGCGCACCTACCTGCGTCAGATCCTGCTGATTGCAGACCACAACGCCTACCACCTCGGGCAAATTGTCCAGGTGAGAAAATGGCTGTCCAACTGGCCGGACTGAAGGGTGGTCGCTGTCGCCCCTCTGCACCGAGCCGTGGGGTTGTGCCGGCGGCGCGTTTGGCGAACCCGGTTTCGGAAGCAGCCCGGTACTGCCGGACCCGAGGCAAGCCGTTGCGGCAATGGAATCCCCGCGCTATCTGCCGCATAATGTCTCTATCCGAAGATCTCGAGTGGTCGATCGAGTGAGCAAGTCATGAGAGCCCGATCCCTGTTTCTACCTTTGGTTGTTTGTCTGTTGGTTGGCCTGACTGCCGCGAGGGGACAATTCCGAGGTCAGTTTCCGAGAAGTTCCGATCAAGACCGGGAGGAGCGCGAACCGGGAGTGATTCGGGGAACGGTCTTGGCTGTTGACGGCGAAAGTCCGCTGGCCAAGGCGACGGTGTCGCTCCGGAAGTCGGGTAGCCGCCGAGGTGCCGGGGAGTTGACCGCTCGCTCCAATGATCGTGGCCAATACGAATTCAGAGACCTCCAGGCCGGCAAATATCTGCTGAGCGTGACGCGGAACGGCTTTCTCCCCCAGAATTACGGCCAGAAGAGAGTCCAGACATTCAGAGGGCAGCAGGGTGGCACTCCCCTGACCCTGAGGGACGGGCAGGTGTTGAGCGGGATCGACTTCAATCTGATTCGGGGGGGCGTAGTGGAGGGACGGGTGGCGGATCAGGACTACGAACCTCTTTCGAGAGTCATTGTAACCTTGAGTGGCTACCAGACCGTTCAAGGCGAGCGTGCGTTGACCCCGGTGAGCCGAGCCCAGACCGATGACCGGGGTCAGTTTCGCCTCTTCGACATTCCGCCGGGAAGCTATTTCCTGAGCGCGATGCAGGGCGGTGGCGTTCCCTTTTCCCGCCGGAGGGGAAGGCGGGGGCAGTCCTTTCCTCCAACCTACTATCCTGGAGTCCCGAGTCCCGAGCAGGCGACCAAAATTGAGGTGAGCGCGGGTGGCGAAGTGGGGGGCTTTCATCTCACCCTGATCGAAGGCTACACCTACAGTGTGAGCGGGCGGGTGCTGGCGTCGGACGGAAGCTTGGCTCAGTCGGTTCGGATCATGACGGTCAACCGGTCCGCCCCCGGTCAGTTGTCCCTGAGAGGAGGTGCGGACACGGACCTTCAGGGAACATTCAGGGTGGGCGGTCTGCTGCCGGGCAAGTATCGTCTGATCGCCGGCCGCAGGGGACGCGGACAGGAACCGCAGATTGCCAGCGCGTCTGTGGAAGTGATCGACCGGGACATCCAGGGGTTGACACTGGCCTTGGGGTCGGGTGCCTCCATCACCGGCAGGATTGTTTCGGAGAACGAGGATCCCACCTTGAATTGGCGCCGTGTTTCAGTGGTCATCAGGCCCACTGAAGGCGGCCGCAGGGGATTCGGGTTCGGTGGTGGTGGGGGACGCCCGATTGAGGAGGACTTCAGCTTCAGGATTGCAAACCTTCCCGGAGGACTGTATCGCTTGTCTGTCAACCTTCCGCCCGGCAATCACTACGTCGAGTCCATCCGCGCCCAGGGACAGGACATTATCGACCGACTGATAGAGATGAACGACCATGACCAGTTGGCGGGTGTGGAGGTCCGGGTGTCCCCCAACGGATCTCGAATCAGCGGCGTGGTGCAAAGCGAGGAGGATGGGAAAGCGGTCGATGGAGCCACCGTCCTGGTCTTTGCCGCCGATCCTCAACAGAGAGGAAGCTTTTCGCGCTTTACCAGGACGACTCAAACCGACCAGACCGGAAGATATTCTCTGGAGGGCCTGCCGCCTGCCGAATACCTGGTGTGCGCCCTGGTCGAACATGAACCCGGGCGCGAAAGCGAGCCGGAATACCTGAATGGCCTGGAAGGGGATTCGACCACGATCGACCTTTCCGCAGGCGAGATGTCCAGCAATAACCTGGTGGCGCTGCAGGCGCCCGCCACCAACTGAAGCCGTCCCCTGTGTGTACCCCAACGGAACCTGTTACCGAAAGGATCGAAGATGCCTAAACCGGTTGTCGTCATTCCCGGAGACGATCCTCCCCAATGCGAGGGTTCGCCGCAGTTGGAACGGTTAGGATCCGTGGCAGAGGTGGTTCTCTACCCCGCGCGCCCCGAGTCAAGCGAGGAGAAGATACGGCGGGCCCGGCAGGCCGACGTGCTGATCAACTCCCGCAACTCGGTTAAATGGCCGGCAGATGTCTTGAAGGAATTGCCCCGGCTCAAGATGATCACCGTCTGCGGGATCGGCATCGACGCCATCGATATCGAGGCTGCCAGGACTCAGGAAATCATCGTTTGCAACGTGCCGGGCAAGACCGCGCCCATAGTAGCCGAGCACGCCTTCGGCCTGATGTTTGCGGTCGCCAAGCGGGCCGCGTACCAGACAGCCTCGATTCGTGCGGGTGATTGGGTCCGTGTCGACAGCCTCTTTCTGCAGGGCAAGACGTTGGGAGTGGTGGGGACGGGCAACATCGGAGCCGAGATGGCCCGGTTGGGGCGCCTCCTCGGCATGAGAGTCATCGCCTGGACCTTTCATCCGTCGGCTGAGAGAGCCGCTCAACTGGGCGTCACTTTTGTGGAGCTGGAAGAGTTGCTATGCCGCTCCGACGTGGTCAGCCTCCATCTCAAGCTGACCGAACAGTCCCGGCATCTCATCGGTGAGTCCGAGCTGTCCCGCATGAAGCCGGGAGCGGTCCTGATCAACGTCGGCCGCGGGGCCCTGGTGGATGAGGAAGCCCTGGCGGCAGCCCTGGGGGCGGGGCACCTGGGCGGCGCTGGAGTTGACGTGTTTCAGGTGGAGCCGCTGCCGCCGGGCCACCCCCTGCGTGCCTGCGAGCAGGTGGTTCTGACGCCCCACTGCGCCGATATGACTCCCGAAGGAGTGGAGCTTCTCAACGAGGGCGTGGTGGACAACGTGCTGGCGTTTCTGCAGGGAAATCCCCGAAACGTCATGACCTGAGTCCCCCAATCCGTCGATCCTTGCCACCGAGAGACATGCGTTTCTCCCTGATTCCAATACTGATGGTTTCTTTCTACCTTGGCGCCGGAGCGGTCCTTGCCGGCGATTCCGCTATGGGTGAATGGAAAGGAAAGCTCCGCGGCGACGACGGGGTCGAACGGATCCTGGAGGCTCGAATTGTGGCCGAGGGCGGGGACCGCTATCGGGCTGTGATGAGACTGGACAAGGATGGAGCCTGGAACGCGGGTGAGTCCGCCGGTCGCCGAAAGGGCGAGAGGGTTGAGTTTTCCGGTTCCCTGAATCTGGGGCAGGGTTCCGGCGGTGCGTGTCAACTTCAAGGACAGGTTGACTCTGCGGGGTTCAGGGGCACGTGCGCCGACTCCGGCTCGACAGCCCGGTTCTCCCTGGCGAGGATGGAGCGCCGTCCACCTCGTCTGGGAGCCAAGCCTCCCGACAAGGCGGTTGTCCTTTTCGACGGCACCGGCCTGGAGTCCTGGATGCACCGGGACGGGCAGCCCGCAGGCTGGAAGCTGCGGGAAGACGGCAGCATGGAAGTGACCCGGGGAAACATTGTCACCCGCCGGTCGTTCGGGGATGTTCGCATCCATCTGGAGTTTCGCACTCCGCTGATGCCGGAGGCCCGGGGTCAAGCCCGCGGCAACAGCGGCGTCTATGTCCAGGGACGCTACGAAGTTCAGGTCCTGGACAGCTTCGGCCTGGAGCCGATGGACAACGGTTGCGGAGGCATCTACAGAATTGCCGCTCCGCGTGTCAATGCCTCGCTGCCTCCGCTGCAGTGGCAGACCTACGAGATCATCTTTCGGGCCCCCCGCTTCGATTCAAGCGGCAGCAAGACCGCCAATGCCAAAATCACGGTCCGGCACAACGGCGAAGTGATTCACTTGAACCGGGAGCTTCCCAGGCTCACCCCGGGAGGTGTCAGCAACCAAGAGAGCGAACGCGGACCGCTGCTCCTGCAGGATCACCGCGACTCCGTGCAGTACCGGAACATCTGGGTCCTGCCCCTGGATTGATTCGGAAACGGGGGTTACGGTTGAAAGAGGATCGTGCCGAATCGACTGGGGATGTGGAATGAATCCGCCAGGGGCGGGCTCCAGGCGAGCAGTCGGCGCTGCCGGATCTCCCCGACTCCGTCACACCGAAAGAAGTTGATCCGCCATTCCATGCCGGGCCGGATGCAGTCAACACCCATCGCTCCGGCGGGAATGCTCATCTCGCAGGTCCATTCCTTTTTACCCTCATCGACCCGGGTGGCATGGGCGAAGCCGGAATCCCAGCCGGCGTCCAGCACGGGCTCCCGGTCCAGGTCGATGGCAAGGTCGATCCACTGATTGTTGGGGGCGACTTCAAACTCCCAGTAGCTGTTCATGCTCTGGGGGAAGGGGTTGACGAAAGCCTCCACCACGTCCCGGTCCCACAACAGCCAGCGCTCCGGTCCCGGGTCCTCACCCTGGTAGCAGTGCATCTCGAAGTATTGGCACCGGTAGGCCAGGTAGAGTCTTGAGGGTGTATAGGCCACCGCCACCGCGGTGATTACTCCCGGAATCGTTCTACCCGGCTTTCGGTAGTGGTGCAGGTTCAACCATGGAACCCCGCCCCAGACAGGCTTGGCGAGGTCCGCGTCCGGCTCGAAATCCCCGGGGAGGGGCGGAACAAGGGCCCGATGAGTGCTCAGGTAGGCGGGGTTCGGGCTCATTTCAGAATCTCTTGGTCTGCGGGCTACCCGACCCTGCCGGTCAGGAAAACTCGGCCAGTTTCACCGTGCGGCCTTCAGCTGCCGAGCGGTCGGCCGCAAAAACCACCCGATGAGTCTCGAAGGCCGTCTCGAAATCGGTGAGCGGCATGGGACGCCGCTGGGAGACGCTGTCGGCGAAGGCTTGAAACTGGGGCTGATAGGGATGGTCCACCACATCGCCCGAGTCGATCAGGGCGGTTTCCAGGACACTCCAGCGAGCCTTGGTCATTCCTTTCAGCTTCTGGCTGTAGATGCGGTTGTCGAGCAGGCTGCCTTCGCTCCCCACCAGGTGAATGTGAAAGTAGTAGGGCTGCAGGCAGTCCACGATCGAGGCTACCTTTCCGATCGTGCCGTCGCTGAACTTGAGCAGAGTGACGGTGCTGGTGTCGTACTCGTAGGGCTCGAAAATCGCGTTGCCCGACCTGGTGCCGTAGCTGGTGACCTCCTCGACTCGGGACCCGGTGAAGTAGAGCAGGCCGTCCAGGGCATGACAACCGGCGGTGAGGAGGCTGCTGCCCCCGAAGTCCTTTTTGACGTTCCAGCCGAACTGCCCGTACCAGGGACCGATTCCGTGGTAGTAATCGACTTCCGCGTAGTGAATCTCGCCCAGAAGGCCTTCGTCGATGCAGGAGCGGATCAGGTCGAAGTGCTGGCTATAGCGGCATTCGAAACAGACGCAGGTCTGAACGCCGGCCTGCCGAATTGCAGCCTGCATCTCCAGGGCGTCCTCGAAGGAGAGGCAGAGGGGCTTCTCGATGATGAGGTGCTTGCCGGCCCTGGCGGCGGCGATGGCCTGCCGAGCATGCTGCGGGTGGGGAGTGCAGATGTCAATGGCGTCAATGTCAGGATCTGCCAGCATCTCCTGGTAGCTGGTGAAGGCTCGAAGCGGGGTGCCGTAGTCCCGGCTCAACGCGGCTTCATCGAGCTGCCGCCGCGAGCAGACCGCCGTCACCCGGGCTCCGGAAACTGCTTTGAAGGCATCGATGTGGGCGCCGGCCACCCAGCCCAGACCCACAATGCCCACTCGCACATCGCTCATCTCTTGTCCCTCCTTTCCCGTCGAACCACGCCCGGATGACCATGGCCTGCCGATGGAGCTACGGCTGGCTTTCCCGAATGATGCGGTCGTAGACGTCTCGCGCGCGCTGATAGGCCGCGGCAGCCTGCTTGCGTTCCTCGGGACGAATCCGCGGACTCTTCATTTTCCAGCACTGGTCCACGGCCCGGCGACACCATTCGGCACTCCGGAGTGAGGCCCGAACCGGTTCGCCCCCCACCTGAACGAAAATGGGATTGGTGTGCGAGCTGGGGTAGATCCGCAGGGCCAGCCAACTGGACTTATCCACGGGGTGTTTGAAGCTCACCTCGCGCCACTGCCCATCCGCCTCGACCATCTTCCTGGCCACGGGCTCTCCGTTGACAATCAGCTCCAGCGGAACCTGGCGGGTCTCTCCCTGACGGGCGCGCTCGATATGCCAGTAGGGGGGGCGGTCCAGTGGTCTGGAAGCGATAATGGCACCCACCTCGTCCTGCCGATCAGGCAGATAGGCGATCACCCGGGATCGAATCTCGACCGTTTGCGCTCCCGCCAGGTTCAGCTCGCTCTCCCGGGTTCCCAGTTCCAGTCCGTTGGCGGAAAAGTCGATGATGTGGGATGCCCCGTCGGAAACATAGCTGCGCCCGGCTCGAATCTGGTCCATGTACCGGTCGAAATTGAGGGGACCGTCCAGCTTGGCATAGCTTCTGGCCATCCCCACTCGGTCATCGAAAATGCAAGGGAAATCGGTCTCACCGCTCAAGCGCGTTCGGAACCCGGTGTTGAGGACGTGGTACCAGATATTGAGTTCCCAGGGAGCGGGGGTGTCCCCGGCAGAAAAAAAGTCGACCGCATCCTGGGTAACGGTGACGATGTACTCGTTGGCTCCTATGCCGTCGAACTTGGGCAGCACATAGTTGGGAAGCAGGTCGGTCGGTTCCATGGGTTCCAACCCCCATCCGGAATGGGCATAACCGACCACGGCGTCCTGCTTTTTGGCCCACTGCAGAATGGGTAGGGTCCAGGTTGGCCACTCCTCCACCTTGCTGGTCCCCGGATAATCGTCCTCTTTCAGCCGGAGCAGGCAGACATGTCCTGCATGAGAGGAGGGGAAGCCGGAGACCTCCACGTCGTATCGCAGCAGGTTCTGCTGGTTCGACAGGGGATGCACCTTTCCGGTGAAGTAGCTCTTCTGGTAATACCAGCAGGGTCCCCAGGTGAGATTTGAGGCGATGTTCAGATCTTCCCCCTGGGTCTGACGCCACATGTGCTCCGGACGCACGCCCTCTTCCGGGCTCTCGTAGTGACTGCATCCGGCAGCGTGCACGTGGTGGTCGGCGCTGTACCAGCCCAGCTTGGCCAGGTGAACCCAGCGCGTGAGCTGGAGCTGGACCTCGTGGACTTTCTTCCCGGGGGGCACTCGGACGCGTTTCGTCTGGGGGAGGTACTCCGGACCCCGGGTCAGGGTGATTTCATACTCCCCTGCCGGCAAAAACACGTGCTCGCCGTCGGCTCGGTAAACTTGCGGATGAAAGAAGAAGTCCGGAAATTCATCCAGCGCCGCCAGGCGGCGGGAGGGCAGGGGGCGGATTCCCGTCAGCCGCTTGGCTCCGGAAGACGCCGGCAGGTCGGAGCCGCCGCGCTCCTCCCAGGTCTGTCGGGCCGCCAGGGCCAGCCGGTAGTCCTTGGGAAGCGGTGGTCTTCCAGAGGGAGGGCTCCCGCTGATCCGCATCGGATCCGAACCCTCCACGATTCGTTCGATCCCGTCGGTAATGACCAGCGAGGCCATGGGAGCCGGGGAGCCGTCATGATCCTTGATCCTGAACACCACCTTGGTCGCCGCCCGGCAGTCGAACAGGATGTCGATGGTGCTGCGAAATCCGATATCCTGGGTGCCCTGGCCCACGTGGAAGCCGATTTTGGCCTCCTTGCGTCCGGTTTCCTGGGTGTATATCTGGAGCACCGCATATTCGAGCTCGACCCCGGACAGGTTGCTGAGCAGCGGCCGCCTCCGATACATGTAGAGTTCCAGAAAGCGGTTGGCGACCTGGCCGGCAGAGAGAAGGTTCTCCGGCTTGGCCCGCTTGGCGCCGGTCGAGCGGTGCAGGATGGGCTCGGCGTTGGGACTCTCGGCTTCGAGTTGTGTCGTGACCATGGCCTGGTTGTGGACCTTGATCAGGAAGCTCTTCCAGCCGTTCTGCACCAGGACGGGTTGGGTGGGGCCGCGCAGGACCTTCACCCGCGCTTCCGGGTTGATCACCACCATGGCCAGGCAATAGGGATCCAGGATCTGCTGAATGCTCCGAGTCGTCTTCGATCCGGGCACTTCATCCCTCAGCGCTTGCAGCCGTCGGGAATCCTCCGGCGATAGTCCGCTCCCCAGGAAGGTCAGCGCGTCATCCAGCCGGAGCGCCTGGGCCAACAGCGGCTGGGCTTCGACATTTCCGACCTCGGGGAGATTGTCGGAGAAGGCTGGCACGGACAGCAGGAGTGAGACCGCAAGGAGGCTGAAGAGTGAGTGTTTCATGGGTTTTCTCCCGGCCAACATTCCGCCTGGTTGCCGATTCTGTCCCCGCGTGCAAGGGGGTGCGGCACCGACCGGCGCGCCACTATCGGTGGTGGCGACTTGAATGCAGTCAACCGAACCGCAGTCCGAATCAGGGGAAACACCGTCACGGTTTCCCCGCAGTCTACTGTTGCGCTCCAGGCGGGATCATAAACTCGTTTGCTGGTGAGCCTATCACAACCTGATCCGGTGTGAAATGCAGCTTAAACCCTCCAACGCAGGCAGGTGCCTGCTCCCGTCATGGTGACGATGGTATCGTCCTCCAGGACCACACTGGAAGCATAGCCGGTCCCATAGCCCTTGATCGACGAACCCAGTACCGAACCGCCCGCCCGAGTGAGGTGATAGACTTCCGCGCTCCAGGTTCGACCCTCGTCGTGGCTGATCCGTGCCAGAACCTGAGCCTCATGGCGCGGGTAGCGGTGATCGGTGGTCAGGATGAGCGTTCCGTCGGACAACTGGGACAGTTCCCCGTGAGCCTGTCCCAGCGCCAGGTCGGTAGGCCCGTTTACCGTCCGGCTTACCGGGCGGAAATGGGTCCAGGTATGGCCGGCATCCTCCGAGTCGGCCAGGTAGACCCGCTTGGATGGTTGATATCCATCCTCATGCAGGGAAGGACGCGCGTGGAGCTGCTCCTCCATCATCTCGGCTGACCAGAAGGAAGGCTGGTAACGGATTGCGGCGATCAACCGTCCGGAGTGCAACCGCGAGAGAGTCGTCTCGAAGGACCAGTCCGGCAGTGGGGTTCGCTCGCCCCAGCTTCGGCCGCCGTCGGTGGACCGAAAGACGTAGGTAGCGGTAAAGGGAGTCTCCGTCCAAGGCTGCAAAGACTCTTCAGCCGCCTGCCTGATCTCTTTCTGTCGGGTGGACGTCGGGCCCAGGCGCTGGGGCCAGAGCACGGTTCCGTCCGGCAATTCGGTCATTCGGTTTGAGGAGTTTCCAATCGAGGGAAAGGGTGCCTTGTCGACCCTGAACGGTCCTTGCCAGCTCCTGCCGCCGTCCTGGCTTCGAATCACATAGCACTCCGCTTCGAGTCCCGCGACCCCGCAGCCATCGGCTGCCTGGTGGAACGCCCACAGGAGGGTGCCGTCTTTCAGGATCCCGAATGAGTCGCTTCGCAGTGCCCACCGATTGTCAAAAAAGAGCCAGCGCGACGAGTCCCTCGCCAGGGTGTGGTCGAAGAACTGCCACCAGTCCAGACGTTTTTGCCGCCAGGTCCGGCCCTCGTCGCTGGAGGCCAGCAGGATGCTTTCGAGCCCCGGACCCTCCGTAGAGAAACCGGCGTAGAGGACGCCGTCCCGTGTCCTGCCGAGGGGAGCCCCCCGGCCCCAGGGGACCACCACAAATTGAGCCGGAACGGTTCGAACTCTCTCCCCGTTGACAGTGACCGCTATCCGGGTCTTTTGGGGAGCCGGGCCCGATGGAGATTCTTCCGCCCGTAATGGTTTCCAGCCGCTGGACAATGTTGTGGCCGCCAGCCATCCTCCAAAGCCGGTCGCCAGGAAGCTCCGACGATTGGTCTTGAGTGTCGACGGTCCTGGAGATTTCCTGATGGAGTGATCGATTGGATGGTTGATTTTCATGGCATCCTCCTGCCGGCAGCCTCGGGATACAATATGCGGGCAAGCCTATCACTCATCAAAAGGGATATGTGCCGAACCTTTTGCAAAATCAGGAAGCGGGACGTTTACCGGGAATGGCCACAAGAGGCACAAAAACACAATTTGTGCCTTTTGTGCTTAGACAGCCTTTTTGACCAGATCGCACCCGATATCGAAAAAGGCAGAACCTCCGGTTTTCCGGCAAGATGACCTGCCCCGCTGGGAATTTTGCATAAAGCTTCACCGATTGTTTGAACGCGGAGCTACTGAAAATCTGGTATTTTCAAGGTCTTCCAAAACTCGGAGGTCGTGAGTTCGAGAGACTGCCCGAGCCTTGGTCAAAAAGGAGAATCCTATTCATGAATACCTCTATTCTGCTTCACGAGATCACTCGTGAGAAAGCACGGGAACTGGCTCCCCAAACGCTTCTGGTGCTGCCGGTCGGCGCCGTCGAACAGCACGGTCCGCACCTGCCGGTCGGCACCGATTTCCTCACCGTCGAACATGTGACGCGGCGAGCCGCGGAACAGGCCAGCGGGACGATATCCGTTCTGGTCGCTCCCACCTTGCCCTTTGGTTCCTCCCATCACCACCTGTCCTTTGGCGGCACCCTCTCGCTCGCCACCGAAACCTACTATCGAGTCCTGGCCGACTTGGGGGAATCCATGATTATCTCCGGGTTTCGGAGCCTGGTGCTGATCAACGGTCATGGGGGCAACCACGAGTTGATCCAGCTCGTCGCCCGCGATCTGGCCATCAAGCACAATGTCAAATTTGCCGCCATGTCCTATTGGACGGTGGCCTGGGATGCCCTGGTGGAAGAGAGAGCTCACCTGAGCGGCAATCTTCCCGGGCATGCGGGTTTCTATGAAACATCTCAGATCATGGCCCTGCGCCCCGATCTGGTGGTGGAGCCGCTGCCCCATCGCGAGGGAGACCACGGCTCCGACCCCCGCAGTTTCTACGGCCCCTACCGGTCGGAGAAACACCGGTTTCTGGAAGACCTGGACGGGTATACCGACAGCCCGGACCAGGGCGATGGGGAGCTTGGAAAGGCCTACCTGGCGGCGGTGATCCG
This genomic stretch from Acidobacteriota bacterium harbors:
- a CDS encoding carboxypeptidase-like regulatory domain-containing protein, whose translation is MRARSLFLPLVVCLLVGLTAARGQFRGQFPRSSDQDREEREPGVIRGTVLAVDGESPLAKATVSLRKSGSRRGAGELTARSNDRGQYEFRDLQAGKYLLSVTRNGFLPQNYGQKRVQTFRGQQGGTPLTLRDGQVLSGIDFNLIRGGVVEGRVADQDYEPLSRVIVTLSGYQTVQGERALTPVSRAQTDDRGQFRLFDIPPGSYFLSAMQGGGVPFSRRRGRRGQSFPPTYYPGVPSPEQATKIEVSAGGEVGGFHLTLIEGYTYSVSGRVLASDGSLAQSVRIMTVNRSAPGQLSLRGGADTDLQGTFRVGGLLPGKYRLIAGRRGRGQEPQIASASVEVIDRDIQGLTLALGSGASITGRIVSENEDPTLNWRRVSVVIRPTEGGRRGFGFGGGGGRPIEEDFSFRIANLPGGLYRLSVNLPPGNHYVESIRAQGQDIIDRLIEMNDHDQLAGVEVRVSPNGSRISGVVQSEEDGKAVDGATVLVFAADPQQRGSFSRFTRTTQTDQTGRYSLEGLPPAEYLVCALVEHEPGRESEPEYLNGLEGDSTTIDLSAGEMSSNNLVALQAPATN
- a CDS encoding DUF1080 domain-containing protein, translated to MGEWKGKLRGDDGVERILEARIVAEGGDRYRAVMRLDKDGAWNAGESAGRRKGERVEFSGSLNLGQGSGGACQLQGQVDSAGFRGTCADSGSTARFSLARMERRPPRLGAKPPDKAVVLFDGTGLESWMHRDGQPAGWKLREDGSMEVTRGNIVTRRSFGDVRIHLEFRTPLMPEARGQARGNSGVYVQGRYEVQVLDSFGLEPMDNGCGGIYRIAAPRVNASLPPLQWQTYEIIFRAPRFDSSGSKTANAKITVRHNGEVIHLNRELPRLTPGGVSNQESERGPLLLQDHRDSVQYRNIWVLPLD
- a CDS encoding creatininase family protein, coding for MNTSILLHEITREKARELAPQTLLVLPVGAVEQHGPHLPVGTDFLTVEHVTRRAAEQASGTISVLVAPTLPFGSSHHHLSFGGTLSLATETYYRVLADLGESMIISGFRSLVLINGHGGNHELIQLVARDLAIKHNVKFAAMSYWTVAWDALVEERAHLSGNLPGHAGFYETSQIMALRPDLVVEPLPHREGDHGSDPRSFYGPYRSEKHRFLEDLDGYTDSPDQGDGELGKAYLAAVIRSLGQAFVEFHQSG
- a CDS encoding Gfo/Idh/MocA family oxidoreductase, whose amino-acid sequence is MSDVRVGIVGLGWVAGAHIDAFKAVSGARVTAVCSRRQLDEAALSRDYGTPLRAFTSYQEMLADPDIDAIDICTPHPQHARQAIAAARAGKHLIIEKPLCLSFEDALEMQAAIRQAGVQTCVCFECRYSQHFDLIRSCIDEGLLGEIHYAEVDYYHGIGPWYGQFGWNVKKDFGGSSLLTAGCHALDGLLYFTGSRVEEVTSYGTRSGNAIFEPYEYDTSTVTLLKFSDGTIGKVASIVDCLQPYYFHIHLVGSEGSLLDNRIYSQKLKGMTKARWSVLETALIDSGDVVDHPYQPQFQAFADSVSQRRPMPLTDFETAFETHRVVFAADRSAAEGRTVKLAEFS
- a CDS encoding DinB family protein; the encoded protein is MQDSVLRDQLVQLLEGGQAHVTVEKTLSGIEGRLRNVRPHPSLHSVWEELVHMKIAQEDILRYTLDGSWQSPEWPSGYWPNPGSNPTEALWAQTISAFNADLKESTALVRDTTLDLTARIPHGQGRTYLRQILLIADHNAYHLGQIVQVRKWLSNWPD
- a CDS encoding carbohydrate-binding family 9-like protein, encoding MSPNPAYLSTHRALVPPLPGDFEPDADLAKPVWGGVPWLNLHHYRKPGRTIPGVITAVAVAYTPSRLYLAYRCQYFEMHCYQGEDPGPERWLLWDRDVVEAFVNPFPQSMNSYWEFEVAPNNQWIDLAIDLDREPVLDAGWDSGFAHATRVDEGKKEWTCEMSIPAGAMGVDCIRPGMEWRINFFRCDGVGEIRQRRLLAWSPPLADSFHIPSRFGTILFQP
- a CDS encoding CehA/McbA family metallohydrolase → MKHSLFSLLAVSLLLSVPAFSDNLPEVGNVEAQPLLAQALRLDDALTFLGSGLSPEDSRRLQALRDEVPGSKTTRSIQQILDPYCLAMVVINPEARVKVLRGPTQPVLVQNGWKSFLIKVHNQAMVTTQLEAESPNAEPILHRSTGAKRAKPENLLSAGQVANRFLELYMYRRRPLLSNLSGVELEYAVLQIYTQETGRKEAKIGFHVGQGTQDIGFRSTIDILFDCRAATKVVFRIKDHDGSPAPMASLVITDGIERIVEGSDPMRISGSPPSGRPPLPKDYRLALAARQTWEERGGSDLPASSGAKRLTGIRPLPSRRLAALDEFPDFFFHPQVYRADGEHVFLPAGEYEITLTRGPEYLPQTKRVRVPPGKKVHEVQLQLTRWVHLAKLGWYSADHHVHAAGCSHYESPEEGVRPEHMWRQTQGEDLNIASNLTWGPCWYYQKSYFTGKVHPLSNQQNLLRYDVEVSGFPSSHAGHVCLLRLKEDDYPGTSKVEEWPTWTLPILQWAKKQDAVVGYAHSGWGLEPMEPTDLLPNYVLPKFDGIGANEYIVTVTQDAVDFFSAGDTPAPWELNIWYHVLNTGFRTRLSGETDFPCIFDDRVGMARSYAKLDGPLNFDRYMDQIRAGRSYVSDGASHIIDFSANGLELGTRESELNLAGAQTVEIRSRVIAYLPDRQDEVGAIIASRPLDRPPYWHIERARQGETRQVPLELIVNGEPVARKMVEADGQWREVSFKHPVDKSSWLALRIYPSSHTNPIFVQVGGEPVRASLRSAEWCRRAVDQCWKMKSPRIRPEERKQAAAAYQRARDVYDRIIRESQP
- a CDS encoding NAD(P)-binding domain-containing protein gives rise to the protein MPKPVVVIPGDDPPQCEGSPQLERLGSVAEVVLYPARPESSEEKIRRARQADVLINSRNSVKWPADVLKELPRLKMITVCGIGIDAIDIEAARTQEIIVCNVPGKTAPIVAEHAFGLMFAVAKRAAYQTASIRAGDWVRVDSLFLQGKTLGVVGTGNIGAEMARLGRLLGMRVIAWTFHPSAERAAQLGVTFVELEELLCRSDVVSLHLKLTEQSRHLIGESELSRMKPGAVLINVGRGALVDEEALAAALGAGHLGGAGVDVFQVEPLPPGHPLRACEQVVLTPHCADMTPEGVELLNEGVVDNVLAFLQGNPRNVMT